The following coding sequences are from one Clarias gariepinus isolate MV-2021 ecotype Netherlands chromosome 19, CGAR_prim_01v2, whole genome shotgun sequence window:
- the hspb9l gene encoding heat shock protein beta-11 produces the protein MLCPSTFQPTFSSFPLVDFHWPVRSLWPETRPLFFQIEQEMIRHMQEMRHSLEFMERLHRRIFDEIDHTSPSAVFKPISFQVAKENNNFAVTLDTKDFLPEELSVKQVGRKLRVSGKSEKKQDDGKGSYSYRCQEFRQEFDLPDGVNPEEVTCSLNSGELQIQAPKETPAGSNERIVPIAYTPAVTSTPAQSPEPQSQPDQEDSSKN, from the coding sequence ATGCTTTGCCCGAGCACTTTCCAGCCTACTTTTAGTAGTTTTCCCTTAGTGGACTTCCACTGGCCGGTGCGCAGCCTTTGGCCTGAGACAAGACCTCTGTTCTTCCAGATCGAACAAGAGATGATAAGGCACATGCAGGAGATGCGACACAGCCTGGAGTTCATGGAGCGCCTCCACAGGAGGATCTTCGATGAAATTGACCATACCTCACCTTCAGCTGTGTTCAAACCCATCTCATTTCAGGTGGCcaaagaaaacaataatttCGCAGTAACTCTGGATACAAAAGATTTCTTGCCCGAAGAGCTTTCAGTCAAACAAGTGGGCAGGAAGCTACGTGTGAGTGGAAAGTCAGAGAAGAAGCAGGATGATGGGAAAGGTTCATACTCTTACAGATGCCAAGAATTTCGGCAGGAGTTTGACCTTCCTGACGGTGTGAACCCTGAGGAGGTAACCTGCTCTTTAAACAGTGGCGAGCTACAGATCCAGGCACCTAAGGAGACCCCTGCAGGGTCAAATGAGAGGATAGTGCCTATTGCATACACTCCTGCTGTGACCAGCACTCCAGCTCAGAGTCCAGAACCACAGAGCCAGCCGGACCAGGAAGATTCCTCTAAAAACTAA